One Gossypium raimondii isolate GPD5lz chromosome 3, ASM2569854v1, whole genome shotgun sequence genomic window carries:
- the LOC105793859 gene encoding high mobility group B protein 3 produces MKGGKSKSDAKSAKLSVNKKSTTKAGKKSGKAAKDPNKPKRPASAFFVFMEEFREQYKKEHPKNKSVAAVGKAGGDKWKSLSEAEKRPYVDKAEKRKVEYEKNMKAYNKRQAEGPQEDEEESEKSVSEVNDEEEDDDEGSGDEEDDE; encoded by the exons ATGAAAGGAGGTAAATCCAAGTCGGATGCCAAGAGCGCCAA GCTCTCCGTGAATAAGAAATCAACCACGAAAGCTGGAAAGAAATCGGGGAAGGCAGCTAAGGATCCAAACAAGCCAAAGAGGCCTGCTAGCGCCTTCTTCGTTTTCAT GGAGGAGTTCCGCGAGCAATACAAGAAGGAGCACCCTAAAAACAAGTCCGTTGCTGCT GTTGGCAAAGCTGGTGGAGATAAATGGAAGAGCCTTTCTGAAGCT gAAAAGCGACCTTATGTTGATAAGGCCGAGAAACGAAAGGTCGAGTATGAAAAGAACATGAAAGCCTACAATAAGAGACAG GCTGAGGGTCCCCAAGAAGATGAGGAGGAATCTGAGAAGTCTGTATCTGAGGtgaatgatgaagaagaagatgatgatgaaggcAGTGGAGAC gaagaagatgatgagtAG